One Spinacia oleracea cultivar Varoflay chromosome 4, BTI_SOV_V1, whole genome shotgun sequence DNA segment encodes these proteins:
- the LOC130471626 gene encoding uncharacterized protein, translating into MACVVALAAVVVAFAIAMAAVAMEALQGSSKDAARASGKKKGTTLSQLKKRAVPAGSETPSTFKKPKPLPRRLVKKDESKVAEGGCPDDDEMGVDKPSLVVDLVSKSRSGGHPDELEDPLSGIPADVRSQIPAEVARRARSSGGKYYYSNVVQTYRASSGRSSYSPRHPKAVVFPIAKDKGKDAAAAEDENVPATPHYSSKDRVAICRKVFKAVPAEYVASLPGRKTDAQFGAIQATLLDLFCRMEFCKSWKTRTAEELKAQVAESTHHGDYAFKSIEEVRLQMQTTIDLQAKEVAALRSDKAELLKKILAQDKDMVAMVEEAKTAAAEIRTLQDQLREYPQVKEAAEEAEHLRGELETARSQVRTLRERLLESYDQGEQATKDAVKHAWESHMSEYDLAWFQRRMEHSAAVLAAERLGQPPPEFVSSDDEDDAAAP; encoded by the exons ctaaggacgcggctagggcgtcagggaagaagaaggggacgactctgtcccagctgaagaagagagctgtgccagctggctcggagactccgagtaccttcaagaagccaaaacccctaccccgccgtctcgtgaagaaagacgagtcgaaggttgctgaggggggatgccctgatgacgatgagatgggcgtggacaagccgtctctggtggtggacttggtgtccaaatcgaggtccggtgggcatccggacgagctggaggaccctctttctggaatcccggccgacgtccgctctcagatacctgcggaggtggcccgccgagctaggtcatcgggcggtaagtattattattcgaacgtcgttcagacgtatcgagcctcctctggcaggtcttcttactctccgcgtcatcctaaggccgttgtttttcctatagccaaagacaaagggaaggatgcagctgctgcagaggacgagaacgtacctgctactccccactattcgtcaaaggatagggtggctatatgccgcaaggtttttaaggccgtccccgcagagtatgttgcttctcttcctggccgcaagactgacgcccagtttggtgcgatccaggccactcttctcgac ttgttctgccgcatggaattctgcaagagttggaagacccgcactgctgaggagctcaaagctcaggtggctgagtccacccaccatggcgactatgcgttcaagtccattgaagaggtccgcctgcagatgcagacgaccatagaccttcaagcgaaggaggtagctgcgttgagatctgacaaggccgagctgcttaagaagatcttggcgcaggacaaagacatggtggcaatggtcgaggaggccaagacagcggcggcggaaatacggacgcttcaggaccagttgcgggagtaccctcaggtcaaagaggcggctgaggaagccgagcatcttcgtggggagctggagacggccagatcgcaagttcgcaccttgcgtgagcgtcttctggaatcctatgatcagggggaacaagcgaccaaggacgctgttaagcacgcctgggagagccacatgtcagagtatgatcttgcgtggttccagcggcgaatggagcacagtgccgctgtgttggctgctgaacgtcttggtcagccgccccctgagtttgtatcatctgatgacgaggacgatgcggccgctccctga